The genomic stretch ATTTCCTCTCTATTGGCATACCTCGATCTTGGAACATACTGAACATTTCCATACATAGTTGAAACAAGATTATAACCAGTCAAAACCTCAGGCTGTTCTCCACGTAGTAGCAAATGTGATCTTAGACCTCTCTCGGCACAAGAAACAGCTGCAAGATACAAAACACCTGATTTCTATTTcaatctaaaaactaattcgATTTAGTTCtctaaaaagattcaaaacattTACCAACTGCAGCTGTATGTGCACTTTGACAACCTCCACATGTAACCTAATAATACACAACCCAAAAAGTTCTaagctttacaaaaaaaaaaaaaaaacaattaattgaGAGATATTGAAAGAGATCACATTTCTCACCACATCAGTGAATTTATAATCTTCAAGAAGTGGTAACAAAGCATCAAGCTTTCTAGCTTTGTTACCATTCACAAGAGGATGTAAAAGATCATCTCTAAGAATGTAAAAAGACGAATCTTGATTTCTCTTTAACATCTCATCACCGAGATGTGGACGAGTGTTGTTGGAAAAAGAGAATTTTTCAATTCCTTTGTCAGAAGAAACACTTATCTCCTGAATTGGAGATGCA from Camelina sativa cultivar DH55 unplaced genomic scaffold, Cs unpScaffold02829, whole genome shotgun sequence encodes the following:
- the LOC104774434 gene encoding D-cysteine desulfhydrase 2, mitochondrial-like; the protein is MKVVQRSTFFAVTTKSNLHHFHSSSQRVPISSEHESREFVSRLLDRKWGLQSPASPIQEISVSSDKGIEKFSFSNNTRPHLGDEMLKRNQDSSFYILRDDLLHPLVNGNKARKLDALLPLLEDYKFTDVVTCGGCQSAHTAAVAVSCAERGLRSHLLLRGEQPEVLTGYNLVSTMYGNVQYVPRSRYANRE